A window of Brettanomyces nanus chromosome 2, complete sequence contains these coding sequences:
- a CDS encoding uncharacterized protein (BUSCO:EOG09340LUI) encodes MSELINRKRAFEDSDTEYEPSLPGTGRRPTESEFDEESNPRENRYKRPRRTQLPRELEALKEICHVISQLGDPEDRLESDWRSLSNTISQEFDSGEFKQNLLDYIYAVIIEQPHKVFVMSGLVQCCHALNPEVGKAVIEHMKQNVESLLDQNVAINESDEPGRFTRLKLIGRFLATLIPIMESADFVIDFIKQMIAAAVKVQAESAKRSAIAEVVYYGFTLSIPFVLASDRGGEELKQKCSELIDLAGSFEIKESKYPVELFQHFKTSDDDKPLPYEPKPLVSLVLDAVKNLEDCINIFPDLQKRIDAVIGDQKEDIEKVSLTTFTVGSLNSAEDEIGLYGTVDSLWKYPRFALEIFSRPKGAAFSAIPPVDSYVSLLMRDLIQDLVQNSEFNRITVSRQLLSLIKYINSKMFAKPNSSEDKLTIVNDMRNGVDLINDLETNPDIPESMKETMLNSAKKIELEFNDGYKSTWKMEQVITESVLDLMLHLPESTLPAIYYETLLADTCGRDWTLMKRSEDSHEKVAFAKTIAVTIKYLYRNVQTIDFDIRARVVCWIMIQLSSFNFDWQWADWVDDVAKFEQEVYHPTFFLLHNIIAKEVRVSTPRSIRSTIPKDFWKFTDLSLMSRDRVIEYDSQFFGQSLAESCYDSCAKAIKDEMNSDSSSNDDFGNAETFHLLDQYLFNNSEHPQHDLCHSIYTNLQEGETMESFEGLLNDVRKQISESVDNVEKYIVALVVESVCIIGSRSLSVIEGGALELCGDKLRSVLGEGEERQKWLIEAVLRLWNHEPRIGYLVLEKMRNKKFIKSSQVIESLFDLSNGRVLAVTEIYADELLNRLLFEEAENETETQQEKQKVFGRVSISALNRLAQGKWAIKETLGIIESKLRRIKSKELVQQMKQAASDISEESVKVEALRKLELFEH; translated from the coding sequence ATGTCTGAGCTCATCAATAGGAAGCGTGCATTTGAGGATTCTGATACAGAGTATGAGCCATCGTTGCCCGGTACCGGCAGACGCCCAACAGAGTCGGAATTCGATGAAGAATCTAACCCGAGAGAGAATAGGTATAAAAGGCCGAGAAGAACCCAACTTCCTAGGGAACTGgaggctttgaaagagatatGCCACGTAATTTCACAGTTGGGTGATCCGGAAGACCGTTTGGAATCTGATTGGAGGTCTCTGAGCAACACAATCTCGCAGGAATTCGATTCTGGCGAATTTAAGCAGAATCTCTTGGACTATATCTACGCAGTTATCATTGAACAGCCTCATAAGGTTTTTGTCATGTCTGGATTGGTTCAATGTTGCCATGCTCTTAACCCTGAGGTCGGTAAGGCGGTAATTGAGCATATGAAACAGAATGTAGAGTCTCTTTTAGATCAGAATGTCGCCATTAATGAGTCTGACGAGCCTGGTAGGTTCACCAggttgaagttgattggAAGATTTTTGGCCACTTTGATTCCTATCATGGAAAGTGCCGATTTTGTTATTGACTTCATTAAACAGATGATTGCAGCTGCCGTGAAGGTTCAGGCTGAATCGGCCAAACGTTCGGCTATTGCTGAAGTGGTATACTATGGTTTTACCTTGTCGATTCCATTTGTCTTGGCCAGTGATAGAGGCGGTGAGGAATTGAAGCAAAAGTGCAGTGAGTTGATTGACTTAGCCGGCAGCTTTGAGATAAAAGAGAGCAAGTATCCTGTGGAATTGTTCCAGCATTTTAAGacttctgatgatgataagcCGCTACCTTACGAGCCTAAACCGCTGGTTAGTCTTGTTTTGGATGCagtgaagaatttggaagattGTATCAATATTTTCCCTGATTTACAAAAGAGAATTGATGCTGTTATTGGCGATCAGAAGgaagatattgagaaggTCTCGTTGACTACATTCACAGTTGGGTCGTTGAATTCAGCCGAAGACGAGATCGGTCTCTATGGAACCGTGGACTCTTTGTGGAAGTATCCTCGTTTTGCACTTGAAATCTTCAGCAGACCTAAGGGTGCTGCTTTCAGTGCAATTCCACCTGTGGATTCATACGTGTCACTGTTGATGCGTGATTTGATTCAGGATCTTGTCCAAAACTCAGAATTCAATCGAATCACAGTCTCCAGACAGCTTTTGTCTCTGATAAAGTATATCAACAGCAAGATGTTTGCGAAGCCGAACTCATCGGAGGATAAACTTACTATTGTGAACGATATGAGGAACGGCGTGGATCTTATTAATGATCTAGAGACGAATCCAGATATCCCCGAGAGTATGAAGGAAACAATGCTCAATTcagccaagaagattgagtTGGAGTTCAACGACGGCTACAAATCAACATGGAAGATGGAACAGGTGATTACGGAATCGGTATTGGACCTTATGCTCCATCTACCAGAATCGACTCTTCCAGCTATCTACTACGAGACTCTTTTAGCAGATACTTGTGGCAGAGATTGGACattaatgaaaagaagtgaagaTTCACACGAAAAGGTGGCATTTGCGAAGACTATAGCTGTCACGATAAAGTATTTGTATAGGAATGTGCAGACCATTGACTTTGATATTAGAGCACGGGTGGTTTGTTGGATTATGATTCAGTTGAGCAGCTTTAACTTCGATTGGCAATGGGCCGACTGGGTGGATGATGTTGCAAAGTTTGAGCAGGAAGTCTATCATCCAACGtttttcttgcttcatAACATTATTGCCAAAGAGGTTCGGGTTAGTACTCCTCGATCCATTCGTAGTACCATTCCGAAAGATTTTTGGAAGTTCACCGACTTGTCGTTGATGTCACGTGATCGGGTGATTGAATACGACAGTCAATTCTTTGGTCAAAGTCTTGCTGAATCATGTTACGACAGTTGTGCAAAGGCCATTAAGGACGAGATGAACAGTGATTCAAGTAGCAACGATGATTTCGGTAATGCGGAAACGTTCCACTTATTAGATCAATATCTTTTCAATAACTCAGAGCATCCTCAGCACGATCTCTGCCACTCGATCTACACGAACCTACAGGAAGGAGAGACTATGGAGAGCTTTGAGGGATTGTTGAACGATGTCAGGAAGCAAATATCAGAGAGCGTTGATAATGTGGAGAAGTATATAGTTGCATTGGTGGTTGAATCTGTGTGTATTATCGGCTCTAGATCTCTTTCTGTGATTGAAGGTGGCGCTTTGGAGCTTTGTGGAGATAAATTAAGGAGCGttcttggagaaggagaggaaCGACAGAAATGGTTGATTGAAGCAGTGCTAAGATTGTGGAATCACGAGCCTAGAATCGGCTATTTGGTTttagagaagatgagaaacAAGAAGTTTATCAAGTCGTCGCAGGTCATCGAGTCGTTGTTTGACCTGTCGAACGGCCGTGTTTTAGCGGTTACGGAGATTTACGCGGACGAGTTATTAAACAGATTACTATtcgaagaagcagaaaatgaGACGGAGACTCAGcaagagaagcagaaggtCTTTGGTAGAGTAAGCATTTCTGCGCTTAATCGGTTGGCACAGGGTAAATGGGCCATTAAGGAAACACTCGGTATAATAGAAAGTAAGCTCCGAAGAATTAAGAGCAAGGAGCTTGTGCAGCAGATGAAGCAGGCTGCTTCGGATATAAGTGAAGAGTCCGTGAAGGTAGAAGCATTAAGGAAGCTTGAGTTATTTGAGCACTAA